DNA from Eucalyptus grandis isolate ANBG69807.140 chromosome 5, ASM1654582v1, whole genome shotgun sequence:
agtttggggtaaatttgtcaaaggtataccagttttgggtttttggtggtcaaaaaaataattttgggtaaatttattataagtataccagtttggggttttttagggtattaaccctatgaAAAAGGTTAATTTTTTAGTGTAAGGCAtcaaattttattgatttacaATCTAACACAAATTCATGAGAGAAATTTCGTTCTATTTACTTTGATGGAATAGAAtttaataaatacaaatttctATAAAAGAATAATAAGGATATTGAACATAAAagaattaattttctttatcatcGATTGGTGCCCATTCtaataatattaaaagaaaactcGATTACGAAAAGCTCAATTTCGTAATTAGGCTttgtcatcttaaatttttatataatcaaTTCGATCCATAATGATCTGACTTAACTTTCTTatacaaaataattatcattttaaaaataaaaatcaccaaAATTAATAAGAACTTGGAATATCATCCAGTATATAAgtttcaaaaattagttttcattaatcttttagtaaaaataaattagtcttaccgaaaaaaaaaaaaaaagtgcgaGAAAATCATATGatataaaactaatttacaGGAAAACCCACCAGCCATTGAAGTACTGAAAGGCGCCCCCAAGCCTCTCCTTCACTCGCCACCGTctccggcgccgccgccgcgatCTCTGGCATCGCTCCGTCGCAGGTAACGGCGGCTGCTCTGCCTTCGCCATACATGCATGAATATCTTTGTATCCCTCCTTCGCACGGATTGATTCTGTTCCTCCGTACAGAGAGGCCGCGGCACCGCCGTCTCCGGCTCGACAGCGCGAGGAGCTCCggaacgccgccgccgccgtccacAGGTAAAGCCGAATCGAGGGGCTTCGGCGGCTTCTCTATTTCGATTTCGGGTCATGTCGCCGGGGTTGCTCCGTTGATGTCTCTGTTCTCCGGCGACCGTCTAGTTTTTTCCTGCTCGTTAGACGTGGGTGTCGATTGAAGCAGAAGAATTTTCGATCTTGATTTATGTTGGAGGGCATGAACTTGCGATGGAATGGATGTGTGTGGTGTGTAGGATTGATGTTTTATGTATACCGAGGAATTTGCGCATTTGTTAGAAGCCGAGCTCGTTTGTACATCGCCTTGTAGATGTCTTGTTTCAATCTTCAAAGTGCAGGTTGAGTAGCTGCAGAAACTTGATTGCATTCCCATTTACTCATattttgatggttttttttCCTGCTTATGATCGAGTTAGTATTGCATACAATTCTCTTCGTATTTCAGTGAATACTAGACCGACAATCAGTCCCGGATTTGCTGTTCTAACCGGGCTTCACCATCCCTTTTTCTAGTTTTAGTTGCTGAGTTGAATTAGAAGTTCTTCCCTGAACTTTGAAGAGGAATGTGTTAATTTCATTGCCGTGCTATGTTTTAGTATTGACCTTAGTGCGCATTGATGCGGgacttggtttttctttcttttttcctccactGTCCTTATGACTAAGTGCATTATGCAGAGGGGATAGCAAATGGAGTTTTGCCCGACTTGTGGAAACTTGTTGCAGTACGAGTTGCCTCATAGGGAGCGGCCAGCCAGATTTTTCTGCCCAACTTGTCCCTATGTCTGTAATATCGAGACCAAGGTAGGAATTTGCTTTGTTCCTGTTGTTGCTCGGCCCTTGGACATATCTTTggcatgaattttttttacgaCCACGGCTTTGGTTGTCTGTTTGCAGGTTAAGATAAAGAGGAAGCAACATCTGGTTAGGAAGAAGATGGACCCCGTGTTCTCGGAAGAAGATAGGAGAAATGGACCCCAAACTGATGGCGGTCtgtctttctttcccttttatttcctgAGTTCTTTCTGCACCTTCCTTGGCTTGAATAAGCTAATGGATAGGAAATAAATTAGGCCTATAAATCACTAAAGATTCATAGCTGATGAAGAGTGTTTTCTTGTAATCTtatgaaaagttatttttcttaaagCAGCTCAAAAGTTAAGTAAATAAGAAAGCAAGGGCGGCAGTCTCTCTTTTGATAGTGGTGATGAAGCAATAAAACTACAAAGACAAATCTATAGTATGTGTTATCCTTGTAGGATCTCCTTGTGTTCTAACTGCCAATGGTTGTACGTGCCACAACCAAAGAATAACAATAGCGATAAGAAAACGACATTGAGAAACTGGGTTCAACTGTGCAAATCCATGTTTTCATCTTTGTTGAGATGAAGAAAAGCACATACTGCTGTTGTCTAGTTTGCTGATTGTTTTTGGAGTTGGTGTCCTGATATATTCAGGTACTTTATTTTTATACCTTGAGA
Protein-coding regions in this window:
- the LOC104429919 gene encoding DNA-directed RNA polymerase III subunit RPC10 isoform X5 produces the protein MEFCPTCGNLLQYELPHRERPARFFCPTCPYVCNIETKVKIKRKQHLVRKKMDPVFSEEDRRNGPQTDGVTCPHCGYGKAIYHQAQIRSADEPMTTFYWCLNEKCGKNWRED